The sequence GACCTTTTAAGAGTCCATTGGCAATTCCTTTCGCTGGAAGTTGGGTGCTGAAGAGCACGATCCTGCTGTGGGCTGGGATTGTGATCTCGTCGGCCAATTTGCGATCGAGCTTGCCGCGCAGCATTTGCACTGCTGTGGCATCGCCTGGTCCTGTGTTCCACGGACGATGACCAAGGGGTTTGACCCCCATCAGATTGTTGGCCTGATAAGGCGCCTCAAAGCTGTTGCGAACGGCGCCCTTCTCGAAACGAATTTGAACAGGTTGGCTTGATGGATTGATCAGCAGGGTGGCCAAGGTGAGCTCACCGCGGCGGCCGCCGCCGCTCCCCATTCGACTCTTGTCGTTGGGGTAGTACTTGTGGTGGACATGCAGGCCGAACTCACCATTGAAGGTGTAAGCGGCATTCCTGAGTGGTTGTCCGGTCTCAGCGGCAATGGTCTGGCCCGGCGTCGTCGTGACCAGAATCCCTGGACCATGCACCTCCTCAGGCTGGTTCGAATGCAGAACCGGGACCGTGTTGAAACTCCCTTGAAGTGGCCTGGCCTGCTGGCCCGCCATCAGGGCCACATCAGCCAGAGCAGGAATAGGGGCGATCAGAACGCCGCCAACCAGAGCAAATGCAAGGGGTCTCATCAGACCTGTGGGACCAACTGCTCTCAACGTGCGAATGATTTGCGGATGGGTGCGTTGCTGATCGGAATTGTTTTATTTCCGGCTGATCAAAATCAACACTGGGGCTTGGCCCGGCCCCTTGTCGCGGCAAACCGCTGCTGCTGGCTAGAACGGCATAACCGCAGCATTCTCCATGATTTCGCCGTTCTTTGCTTGCGTTGACTCCGGTTCCCCCGCCCAGATGCGTCGCCGGCATCAAGAGCGCAAGCACCAGATGCTGACGTTCTGGAGAGATGGGCTCGAGCGGCAGCTGGCTGCGATCAATGCCGCCCTCAGCACCTTGGAGCGCCAGATGCAGGATTCAGATCCAGCTGAGTCCTAAGACCTTCCAAACCTGCCTGCAGCCGACGCCGCACTGTGGCGGCGCTGACTCCGAGTTCAGCACCCGTTCGGCGCAGGCTGAATCCTTCCAAAACCACCAGCTCGACAACCTTGCGTTGGTGTTTCTGAATTGATGCCAACCAGCTCTGCACGGTTTCCGCATCCAATGCCGGTTCGCCACTGGAGCCCCTCGACGAGGCTTCACACCGTTCTGGCTCCAAAGGCAGGGGCCTGTTGAGCTGCTCGGCCTGCTCGATCGCCACGACCGCCGCTTCGCTCCAGC is a genomic window of Synechococcus sp. A10-1-5-1 containing:
- a CDS encoding sigma factor SigF; the protein is MISPFFACVDSGSPAQMRRRHQERKHQMLTFWRDGLERQLAAINAALSTLERQMQDSDPAES